A window from Kiloniellales bacterium encodes these proteins:
- the creD gene encoding cell envelope integrity protein CreD — protein MSEQSANKPSIFDAIERHAFALKVILLLAVVGASLWPLGIIRGLIEERQTRQDRVIAEITASWGGAQRIVGPVLVLPFGKPEAPAFADGGNPGSEGPSEDGGENGRSGEAYLLPERLKIDAKLDAEVRSRSIYQALLYTADTKLTASFKAPDLEALRIRAPEQVDWDRARLEIYVADLSAVQAAEEILWNDRKLPLYLHRRLGKTGAVLAANLPTLSARDDWAADMKVDIVAKGSGSLSLRPLGGSSQISLRADWPHPGFGGAFLPAASEVTAEGFNADWRISRFGSKLPQQWRSDSKPLDCVFTERSGTAAVVSLVDPVDHYLKSERAVKYGTLFVALVVGAVFLFELRTRTPIHVVQYGMVAVALALFFLLLLSLSELLGFDLAYWIAVVLSVALVTAYLAKILASLGKGAIVAALQVAVYTYLFTTLLSEEHALLLGAFLLFGALAAVMFATRNLDWYSLGAAVQRRASTSQAGRSDQA, from the coding sequence ATGTCCGAGCAATCCGCGAACAAGCCGTCGATTTTCGACGCCATCGAACGCCACGCCTTCGCTCTCAAAGTGATCCTGCTGCTGGCCGTCGTGGGCGCCAGCCTCTGGCCGCTCGGAATCATTCGCGGACTGATCGAGGAACGCCAGACGCGCCAGGACCGGGTGATCGCCGAGATCACCGCCTCATGGGGAGGCGCCCAGAGGATCGTCGGCCCGGTCCTGGTGCTGCCTTTCGGCAAGCCGGAAGCGCCCGCCTTCGCTGACGGCGGAAACCCGGGCTCGGAGGGCCCGTCCGAGGACGGGGGCGAGAACGGCCGGAGCGGGGAAGCCTATCTCCTGCCGGAGCGCCTCAAGATCGACGCCAAGCTCGATGCCGAGGTGCGCAGCCGCAGCATCTACCAGGCTCTGCTCTACACCGCCGACACCAAGTTGACGGCCAGCTTCAAGGCACCGGACCTCGAAGCCCTTCGCATCCGAGCCCCGGAGCAGGTCGACTGGGACCGGGCGCGCCTGGAGATCTACGTCGCCGACCTGAGCGCCGTGCAGGCGGCCGAGGAGATTCTCTGGAACGACCGGAAGCTGCCGCTCTATCTGCACCGCCGGCTCGGCAAGACGGGCGCCGTTCTCGCGGCCAATCTCCCGACCTTGTCCGCGCGGGACGACTGGGCGGCCGACATGAAGGTCGATATCGTCGCAAAGGGGTCAGGATCCCTGAGCCTCAGGCCCCTGGGCGGCAGCAGCCAGATCTCCTTGCGCGCCGACTGGCCGCACCCGGGCTTCGGCGGCGCCTTCCTGCCGGCGGCCTCCGAGGTCACAGCCGAGGGCTTCAACGCCGACTGGCGGATTTCCCGCTTCGGCAGCAAGCTTCCGCAGCAATGGCGGAGCGACTCCAAGCCCCTGGACTGCGTCTTCACCGAGCGAAGCGGCACGGCGGCGGTGGTCAGTCTGGTGGATCCCGTCGACCACTACCTGAAGAGCGAGCGGGCCGTGAAGTACGGCACGCTCTTCGTCGCGCTGGTGGTCGGGGCAGTCTTCTTGTTCGAGCTTCGCACCCGCACGCCGATCCACGTGGTGCAATACGGGATGGTCGCGGTCGCCCTGGCGCTGTTCTTTCTCCTCCTGCTCTCGCTCTCCGAGCTGCTGGGTTTCGATCTCGCATATTGGATCGCGGTGGTCCTGTCCGTGGCTTTGGTGACGGCCTATCTGGCCAAGATCCTCGCCAGCCTAGGAAAGGGCGCGATCGTCGCCGCGTTGCAAGTCGCCGTCTACACCTACCTCTTCACCACGCTGCTCTCCGAAGAGCACGCCCTGCTGCTCGGCGCCTTCCTGCTCTTCGGCGCGCTGGCCGCGGTGATGTTCGCGACCCGGAACCTGGACTGGTACAGCCTGGGCGCAGCGGTTCAGCGCCGGGCCTCGACCAGCCAGGCCGGCAGGTCGGACCAGGCGTAG
- a CDS encoding GNAT family N-acetyltransferase yields the protein MTQPVRIRAATPLDAAGIAEVHVETWRATYAGILPDDYLVGQSVDRKQVAWREAIARQKRTSTLVAELPDHRILGFGDCGPSRHRELPYPGEVYTLYVLPDWQNQGIGRRLLVALFDEIAAKGAHSAFLWVLSRNPTRFFYEAMGGAPVAERQEHFAGALLDETAYAWSDLPAWLVEARR from the coding sequence ATGACCCAGCCCGTCCGCATCCGCGCGGCGACCCCCTTGGACGCCGCCGGGATCGCCGAGGTCCACGTCGAGACCTGGCGGGCGACCTATGCCGGGATCCTGCCCGACGACTACCTGGTCGGCCAGTCGGTCGACCGCAAGCAGGTCGCCTGGCGCGAGGCCATCGCCCGGCAGAAGCGGACCTCGACCCTGGTCGCCGAGCTGCCGGACCACCGGATCCTCGGCTTCGGCGACTGCGGTCCCTCGCGGCACCGCGAGCTGCCCTATCCGGGGGAGGTCTACACGCTCTACGTCCTGCCGGACTGGCAGAACCAGGGGATCGGCCGGCGCCTGCTGGTCGCCCTCTTCGACGAGATCGCCGCCAAGGGCGCGCACTCCGCCTTCCTCTGGGTCCTGTCGCGCAACCCGACGCGCTTCTTTTACGAAGCCATGGGCGGGGCGCCGGTCGCCGAGCGCCAGGAGCACTTCGCCGGCGCCCTGCTCGACGAGACCGCCTACGCCTGGTCCGACCTGCCGGCCTGGCTGGTCGAGGCCCGGCGCTGA